A region from the Mycolicibacterium phlei genome encodes:
- a CDS encoding NAD(P)/FAD-dependent oxidoreductase: MSTTNGHVSHWLAKLPSPRPALPGDRDADVCIVGAGYTGLWTAYYLKKADPALRITVLEARFAGFGASGRNGGWLSGLVPGDRHRMAARYGRDKVLAWQRALNEAVDEVIAVADAEGIDAGIVKGGTLQIARNAAQAARLTAEADEEQAWQNDGIVRLSKDEVLQRVRLNGVVSGYHTPHCARIQPAWLARGLADVVERLGVDIYEMTRAQTIESGRVTTDRGVVRAPVVLRATEGFTPHLPGLRRRWLPMNSSMIATEPLPADLWDEIGWQDRATMGDTAHGFFYAQRTVDDRIAIGGRSVPYRFGSRTDVDGKVPTRTIKHLTRVLHSILPQVRHIPIAHGWCGVLAVPRDWESTVTFDRATGLGYAGGYVGHGVTATNLAARTLTDLVLDRGGPLVELPWVGHRSRDWEPEPLRWLGVRGMYLAYKAADWHESRGRATTSPIAVVADKIAGRPH; encoded by the coding sequence GTGTCCACCACCAACGGCCACGTCTCGCACTGGCTCGCCAAGCTGCCGTCGCCGCGGCCCGCGCTGCCCGGTGACCGCGACGCCGACGTCTGCATCGTCGGCGCCGGCTACACCGGGCTGTGGACGGCCTACTACCTGAAGAAGGCCGACCCGGCGCTGCGAATCACCGTGCTGGAAGCCCGGTTCGCCGGGTTCGGCGCGTCCGGCCGCAACGGCGGCTGGCTGTCCGGGCTGGTGCCCGGCGACCGGCACCGGATGGCCGCCCGCTACGGCCGCGACAAGGTGCTGGCCTGGCAGCGGGCCCTCAACGAGGCCGTCGACGAGGTCATCGCGGTGGCGGACGCCGAGGGGATCGACGCCGGCATCGTCAAGGGCGGCACCCTGCAGATCGCCCGCAACGCCGCCCAGGCCGCCCGGCTGACCGCCGAGGCCGACGAGGAACAGGCCTGGCAGAACGACGGCATCGTCCGGTTGTCGAAAGACGAAGTCCTCCAACGGGTTCGGCTCAACGGGGTGGTGTCGGGCTATCACACCCCGCACTGTGCGCGGATCCAGCCCGCCTGGCTGGCGCGCGGGCTGGCCGACGTCGTCGAGCGCCTCGGCGTCGACATCTACGAGATGACCCGGGCGCAGACCATCGAGTCCGGGCGGGTGACCACGGACCGCGGCGTGGTGCGCGCCCCCGTCGTGCTGCGCGCCACCGAGGGCTTCACCCCGCACCTGCCCGGGCTGCGGCGCCGGTGGCTGCCGATGAACAGTTCGATGATCGCCACCGAGCCGCTGCCCGCCGACCTGTGGGATGAGATCGGCTGGCAGGACCGCGCCACGATGGGCGACACCGCGCACGGCTTCTTCTACGCCCAGCGCACCGTCGACGACCGGATCGCGATCGGCGGCCGCAGCGTGCCGTACCGCTTCGGCTCCCGCACCGACGTCGACGGCAAGGTGCCCACCCGCACCATCAAGCACCTGACCCGGGTGCTGCACTCGATCCTGCCGCAGGTGCGCCACATCCCGATCGCGCACGGCTGGTGCGGTGTGCTCGCCGTCCCACGCGACTGGGAGTCGACCGTAACCTTCGACCGCGCAACGGGTTTGGGTTACGCCGGCGGCTACGTCGGGCACGGGGTGACGGCGACCAACCTGGCCGCGCGCACGCTGACCGATCTGGTGCTCGACCGCGGCGGCCCGCTGGTCGAGCTGCCCTGGGTCGGGCACCGGTCCCGCGACTGGGAGCCCGAACCGCTGCGCTGGCTCGGTGTGCGCGGCATGTACCTGGCCTACAAGGCCGCCGACTGGCACGAGTCCCGCGGCCGCGCGACGACGTCGCCGATCGCGGTGGTGGCCGACAAGATCGCCGGCCGGCCCCACTAA